A genomic region of Metopolophium dirhodum isolate CAU chromosome 1, ASM1992520v1, whole genome shotgun sequence contains the following coding sequences:
- the LOC132934183 gene encoding contactin: MIKPSFLCVLAVLWCSTPSTWSQFNDVETTWHCPQYWVQYGNSCYKFVKSPFRPRSEAHRNCLAFGADLASVNNLDEHGFLINQLLQQDPQHRQWYVGGKQTSPGVWVNDVENNIPLIDIESALLPEQYTTLNRDYIAYTYSVQLQKWGFEKVPGDRYLLYICELPLNKQHLIVEERSYKYGYNIDDQQKVPRGPYFIKEPTDVVFDSSGSSITNDVALSCVAGGYPTPTYEWFKEDYDNQDQLLSIKIDPLSNMRFTLSGGTLIIYAPKRDEDRGRYHCKASNMFGSVVSESIQLSFGFIGEFNLQRPLERGNKNWGKTIFCDPPQYFPEVRYFWVRESFPNMVQEDRRVFVSFDGYLYFSSLEESDAGNYSCNVQSEVSKTGKNGPLFQLHVVTHSDYQQLILPNNFPKAFPEAPIAGQEVRLECVAFAYPVPSYNWTRKGSPLPKGSHLTSYNRVLVIPEVQVEDQGEYNCHVFNDRDSKEKSVTLTIQAEPNFTIPLEDKHMDHLSDLTWTCEAFGVPDVTYKWFKNGEPLEIDQLSPEDQKRYMIQDNVLSIKYLEHAKDSGMYQCQARNTLKTRFSSAQLRVLSLRPSFKKKPLQPEIYGAEGKNVTIECNPEAAPRPKFTWKKDGYIIGSGGRRRILENGNLIINPIGRDDEGMYICIAENIFGTEESHGKLIVMRGPVFIEQLNPQIRSIIKHDLLLRCQAVSDELLDIAYVWTHNNMPLLNSNSELVGHVSINGGELYIRNMTLEDSGEYKCFVHSVVGEISSTTTLFVDGPPGPPGGIQVEVLKTSAKLQWTDGSANGRQTIHYNVMARSQWNSTWYTMASDIVIKEVDRYNGRKEAFLENVLQPWSKYEFRMIAGNDIGYGEISLPSPQVNTPADHPYKAPSNITGGGGKIGDLTIVWKPLSSQDQNGPGIYYKVYWRRMGHETDFQYETLQDSGNIGMAVVHIKSEFYYTEYEVKVQPFNSIGPGPISDPKVIYSAEDMPQVSPQQVFAISYNSTAINVSWVPIDQSREMLRGKLIGHRLKYWKKDANDREEDAVYYLSRSVKPWALIVGLQPDTEYYVKVMAFNSAGEGPESERFIERTYRKAPQKPPSSVLINGLNPDTIQVTWRYVQPTLEEEPIKGYKVRVWESDQDMSTANDTIIEIGSKLEAQITKLTPGKVYKLRVLAYSNGGDGRMSSPAKTFQMGSPELFLTNTASKNSAVCLSFVLLLRLYGII, encoded by the exons ATGATCAAGCCCAGCTTTCTGTGCGTTTTGGCCGTCCTGTGGTGCTCGACACCGTCGACTTGGTCGCAATTTAACGACGTGGAAACCACCTGGCATTGTCCTCAGTACTGGGTCCAGTACGGAAACTCCTGTTATAAGTTTGTAAAATCACCATTCCGACCGAGAAGTGAAGCTCACAGAAACTGTCTA GCTTTTGGAGCTGATTTAGCTAGTGTCAACAACTTAGATGAACATGGCTTTCTCATAAATCAACTCTTGCAACAAGACCCACAACATAGACAGTGGTATGTAGGTGGTAAACAAACAAGCCCCGGAGTGTGGGTAAATGATGTAGAAAACAATATTCCACTTATTGATATTGAAAGTGCACTCTTACCTGAACAATATACTACATTAAACAGAGATTATATAGCATACAC gTATTCAGTTCAATTACAAAAATGGGGATTTGAAAAAGTTCCAGGAGACCGGTATTTGCTTTATATTTGTGAATTACCTCTTAATAAACAACATTTAATAGTTGAAGAACGTTCCTATAAGTATGGCTATAATATTGATGATCAGCAAAAAGTTCCCAGAGGTCCTTACTTTATTAAGGAACCAACAGATGTAGTATTTGATAGTTCTGGATCATCAATTACCAACGATGTAGCTCTAAg ttgtgtTGCTGGAGGGTATCCAACACCAACATATGAGTGGTTCAAAGAAGATTATGATAACCAAGatcaattattatctataaaaattgaTCCACTAAGTAATATGAGATTCACATTAAGTGGTGGAACCCTTATTATTTATGCTCCTAAGAGG GATGAAGACAGAGGTCGATATCATTGTAAAGCATCAAATATGTTTGGTTCTGTAGTTTCTGAAAGCATACAACTTTCGTTTGGATTTATCGGTGAATTTAATTTACAACGTCCTCTTGAACGTGGTAATAAAAATTGgggtaaaacaatattttgtgatCCTCCTCAATATTTCCCTG AGGTGAGATATTTTTGGGTCAGGGAATCATTTCCTAACATGGTTCAAGAAGATCGGAGAGTGTTTGTCTCATTTGATGGATACTTGTATTTTTCCTCTTTGGAAGAAAGTGACGCTGGAAACTACAGTTGTAATGTGCAAAGCGAAGTTTCAAAAACCGGCAAGAATGGGCCCTTGTTCCAGTTACACGTAGTGACACATT ctgACTATCAACAACTTATACTACCCAACAACTTCCCTAAAGCTTTTCCAGAAGCACCTATTGCTGGTCAAGAAGTTAGACTTGAATGTGTTGCATTTGCATA tcCTGTACCTTCATACAATTGGACAAGAAAAGGTTCTCCGTTACCTAAAGGTTCTCATTTGACAAGTTACAACCGTGTGTTGGTAATTCCTGAAGTTCAAGTGGAAGATCAAGGAGAATATAATTGCCATGTTTTTAATGATCGAGACAGTAAAGAGAAGAGTGTTACTCTAACAATACAag ccgAACCAAACTTCACAATCCCACTGGAAGATAAACACATGGATCACCTGTCAGATTTGACATGGACATGTGAAGCTTTTGGCGTTCCAGATGTAACATATAAGTGGTTTAAAAATGGTGAACCACTAGAAATTGATCAGCTATCACCAGAAGACCAAAAACGTTACATGATACAAGACAATGTATTGAGTATTAAATATCTAGAACATGCTAAAGATTCAGGAATGTATCAATGTCAAGCTCGTAATACTTTAAAAACCCGTTTCTCATCTGCACAATTAAGAGTGCTAT CTTTACGTCCATCATTTAAAAAGAAACCTTTACAGCCTGAAATATATGGTGCTGAaggaaaaaatgtaacaattgaATGTAATCCTGAAGCTGCACCTAGACCTAAATTTACATGGAAAAAAGATGGATATATAATAG GGTCTGGGGGTAGGCGTCGCATATTAGAAAATggaaatttgattattaatcCAATTGGAAGAGATGATGAAGGTATGTACATATGTAttgctgaaaatatttttggaaccGAAGAAAGTCATGGAAAACTTATTGTTATGC GTGGCCCTGTATTTATTGAACAATTAAATCCCCAAATTAGATCGATTATTAAACATGATTTACTATTACGATGCCAAGCTGTTTCTGATGAACTCTTAGACATTGCATATGTCTGGACCCACAACAATATGCCATTGCTTAATTCTAATTCTGAACTCGTTGGACATGTT aGCATAAATGGTGGGGAGTTGTACATTCGTAACATGACATTGGAAGATTCTGGTGAATACAAATGTTTTGTGCACAGTGTAGTTGGAGAGATATCGTCAACAACTACTTTATTTGTTGATGGACCTCCTGGACCTccag gtgGAATACAAGTTGAAGTCTTAAAGACATCTGCCAAACTGCAATGGACTGACGGTTCTGCAAATGGACGTcaaactatacattataatgtaatggCCCGTTCACAATGGAACAGTACTTGGTATACAATGGCCTcag ATATTGTAATCAAGGAAGTTGATAGGTATAATGGGCGTAAAGAAgcatttttagaaaatgttctACAACCCTGGTCCAAGTATGAATTTAGAATGATAGCAGGAAATGATATTGGATATGGTGAAATATCTCTTCCTTCTCCTCAAGTTAACACACCAGCTGATCATCCATATAAAGCACCTTCAAATATTACTGGTGGTGGTGGCAAAATTGGTGATTTAACAATTGTGTGGAAA CCTCTATCTTCTCAAGATCAAAACGGACCAGGTAtctattacaaagtatattggAGACGTATGGGTCATGAAACAGACTTTCAGTATGAGACATTGCAAGATAGTGGTAATATTGGAATGGCAGTAGTGCACATTAAGTCAGAATTTTATTACACTGAATATGAAGTCAAAGTTCAA CCCTTTAATTCAATCGGTCCTGGTCCTATATCAGATCCTAAAGTGATATACAGTGCAGAAGATATGCCACAAGTATCTCCACAACAAGTGTTTGCTATTTCTTACAATTCAACTGCCATTAATGTAAGTTGGGTACCAATTGATCAATCACGGGAAATGTTGCGTGGTAAACTAATCGGCCACAGA ttaaaGTATTGGAAAAAAGATGCAAATGACAGAGAAGAAGATGCTGTATACTATTTAAGTAGATCTGTTAAACCTTGGGCCCTTATTGTTGGATTGCAACCAGATacagaatattatgtaaaagtaaTGGCTTTCAATTCAGCTGGAGAAGGTCCGGAGAGTGAACGATTTATTG aacGAACATACAGAAAAGCACCTCAAAAGCCACCATCATCTGTTCTAATTAATGGCTTAAATCCAGATACTATACAAGTAACCTGGCGATATGTACAACCAACACTTGAAGAAGAACCAATCAAAGGCTATAAG GTGCGGGTTTGGGAATCCGATCAAGATATGAGTACTgcaaatgatacaattattgaaattgGGAGCAAATTAGAAGCCCAAATTACTAAGTTAACACCTGGCAAAGTGTACAAACTTCGAGTGTTAGCATACTCTAATGGCGGAGATGGACGGATGTCATCACCTGCTAAAACTTTCCAAATGG gtagTCCAGAGCTGTTCTTAACCAACACTGCCAGCAAAAACTCGGCAGTCTGTCTGTCGTTCGTGTTGCTATTGAGGTTGTACGGTATCATTTAG